A portion of the Streptococcus urinalis 2285-97 genome contains these proteins:
- a CDS encoding phage portal protein translates to MGLLDLLGRKRTRDKPQNSYEGQDFSYLFGRTTSGENVDEFKAMQTTAVYACVRILAEAVASLPIHVYELTSNGKEKKIDHPLYFLLHDEPNPEMSSFIFRETIMSHLLIWGNAYIQIIRDKAGRVISLYPLLPDKMSVHRDDSGKLYYKYQRQTEENPNFKDKGTVLLKQEDILHVPGLGFDGLIGYSPIAMAKNAIGMTLATENYGAAFFKNGANPGGVLEHPGILKDPKRVRDSWNAVYNGATNAHKVAVLEEGMKYTQVGIPPEEAQFLQTRKFQINEIARLYRIPPHMVGDLEKSSFSNIEQQSLEFVKYTLDPWVVRLEQAFKRSLFLPEEKKRYLIKFNVDGLLRGDYQSRMNGYAIARQNGWLSTNDIRELEDLNLLPDEEGGNLYLINGNMTKLKDAGGFMKQPTEMEPAEDTPEEEENATILEFYRRGRCPHSSD, encoded by the coding sequence ATGGGACTACTTGATTTACTTGGAAGAAAAAGGACCAGAGATAAGCCCCAAAACAGTTATGAAGGTCAGGACTTTTCCTACCTCTTTGGTCGCACGACTAGTGGAGAGAATGTGGATGAGTTTAAGGCTATGCAGACGACGGCGGTCTATGCTTGTGTGCGAATCCTTGCAGAAGCAGTTGCCTCTTTACCAATTCATGTTTATGAGTTGACGAGTAATGGAAAAGAGAAAAAGATCGATCATCCGTTATACTTTCTCCTTCATGATGAACCCAATCCAGAGATGTCCTCCTTTATCTTTCGAGAGACAATTATGAGTCATTTGCTGATATGGGGAAATGCTTATATTCAGATTATCAGGGATAAAGCTGGACGAGTGATTAGTCTATATCCGCTATTACCTGATAAGATGTCCGTTCATCGTGATGATTCTGGAAAACTCTACTACAAATACCAGCGACAGACTGAAGAGAACCCTAACTTCAAAGATAAAGGAACAGTTCTATTGAAACAGGAGGATATTCTTCATGTGCCTGGACTTGGCTTTGATGGCTTGATTGGCTACTCACCGATTGCTATGGCAAAAAATGCGATTGGGATGACGCTAGCAACCGAGAATTACGGAGCCGCATTCTTTAAAAATGGTGCTAACCCAGGCGGTGTCTTAGAACACCCAGGGATTTTGAAAGACCCTAAACGAGTCCGTGACTCATGGAATGCTGTCTATAATGGAGCGACGAATGCTCATAAGGTAGCTGTCCTTGAAGAGGGCATGAAGTACACCCAAGTTGGTATCCCACCAGAAGAAGCTCAGTTTCTCCAAACACGGAAGTTTCAGATTAACGAAATTGCACGACTTTACCGTATCCCACCACACATGGTTGGGGATTTGGAAAAGTCGTCTTTTTCAAATATCGAACAACAGTCACTTGAATTTGTGAAATATACCTTAGACCCTTGGGTAGTTCGTTTAGAACAAGCCTTCAAGAGGTCTCTTTTTTTACCTGAAGAAAAGAAACGCTACCTGATCAAGTTCAACGTAGACGGTTTACTTCGTGGAGACTACCAAAGTCGTATGAATGGCTATGCCATCGCACGTCAAAATGGCTGGCTCTCTACAAACGACATTCGTGAGTTGGAAGACTTGAATTTGCTTCCTGATGAAGAAGGCGGGAACCTCTACTTGATTAACGGCAACATGACCAAATTAAAAGATGCTGGTGGTTTCATGAAGCAACCGACAGAAATGGAACCAGCTGAAGACACACCAGAGGAGGAAGAAAATGCGACAATTTTGGAATTTTACCGAAGAGGGAGATGTCCGCACTCTTCGGATTGA
- a CDS encoding head maturation protease, ClpP-related — MRQFWNFTEEGDVRTLRIEGQIADETWFGDEVTPQLFKNDLLAGKGDITLWINSPGGDVFAAAQIYNMLMDYKGNVNVIIDGLAASAASVIAMAGTTVTMSPVAMLMIHNPWTVAQGEARDMARVIEMLGEIKESIINAYELRTGLSRTKISHLMDSETWFNAKKAVELGFADTILFDEGKSSETNVLDSYTFSRVTTEKDLVVTMQAKLEPPKPKLSIPLNQLEKRLQLIK; from the coding sequence ATGCGACAATTTTGGAATTTTACCGAAGAGGGAGATGTCCGCACTCTTCGGATTGAAGGACAGATTGCGGACGAAACTTGGTTTGGGGATGAAGTTACCCCACAGCTCTTTAAGAATGATTTGTTAGCAGGAAAAGGCGATATCACCCTCTGGATCAATAGTCCAGGGGGTGATGTGTTTGCGGCTGCCCAAATCTATAACATGCTGATGGATTATAAGGGAAATGTCAATGTGATTATTGATGGCCTAGCCGCAAGTGCTGCCAGCGTGATTGCCATGGCAGGGACAACTGTTACCATGAGCCCTGTAGCTATGCTGATGATTCATAATCCTTGGACAGTAGCACAAGGTGAAGCTAGGGATATGGCAAGAGTCATTGAGATGCTTGGGGAAATCAAGGAGTCCATTATCAATGCCTATGAGTTACGTACTGGTCTATCAAGAACGAAGATTTCACATCTGATGGATAGTGAAACTTGGTTCAATGCTAAAAAGGCTGTTGAGCTAGGTTTTGCGGATACAATTCTCTTTGATGAGGGAAAATCTAGTGAAACTAACGTTCTTGACAGCTATACCTTTAGTCGAGTGACTACTGAGAAAGACCTTGTTGTGACTATGCAAGCTAAACTTGAGCCACCAAAACCCAAGTTAAGTATTCCGCTTAACCAATTGGAAAAAAGATTACAGTTAATAAAATAA
- the relB gene encoding type II toxin-antitoxin system RelB/ParD family antitoxin, with product MANTQPVNFRADSAFYQQTKAILADEKLTLSDVFNAALRKIATGAVDAKEFVSSDLTESQYQIAFEDLKKEILLGHQDILEGNVTALSDVRKEFGLD from the coding sequence ATGGCAAATACTCAACCAGTCAATTTTAGAGCAGATTCTGCCTTTTACCAACAAACCAAAGCAATTCTAGCAGATGAAAAGCTAACTCTTTCTGATGTTTTCAATGCGGCTCTCCGCAAAATTGCGACAGGGGCAGTTGATGCAAAAGAATTCGTTTCTAGTGATCTAACAGAATCTCAGTATCAAATCGCCTTTGAAGATTTGAAAAAGGAGATTTTACTTGGACATCAAGATATCCTAGAGGGCAATGTAACTGCACTCTCTGATGTCAGAAAGGAATTTGGTCTTGACTAA
- a CDS encoding type II toxin-antitoxin system RelB/DinJ family antitoxin, with protein MAKTANINLRIEPSTKAQAESLFGSFGISVTDAINIFLNTSIMEGGFPFQIKQPRYNRETELAMEEARQIMEGKVTTKSYASVSDLMADLNED; from the coding sequence ATGGCTAAAACAGCTAACATTAATCTACGCATTGAACCCAGTACAAAAGCTCAAGCTGAATCTCTCTTTGGTAGCTTTGGTATTTCTGTTACTGACGCTATCAACATTTTTCTCAATACTTCTATCATGGAGGGCGGGTTCCCTTTTCAGATTAAACAACCTCGTTACAACCGAGAGACTGAACTTGCCATGGAAGAAGCACGCCAAATCATGGAAGGAAAAGTAACTACTAAATCCTATGCTTCTGTATCAGACCTAATGGCTGATCTAAATGAGGACTAA
- a CDS encoding DUF4314 domain-containing protein, with translation MNDKLLKRIKLSYPNGTRVRLVHMDDPRPVPVGTLGTVLDVDDIGSLIVSWDNGQSLNVLYGIDYVVKVEIDREGFIQGLYNYLRQGYNGYVFDSDEKAVPLSHDEVLSLMTSPTAKTDIDIFEDERHYHNLEPSVKLSREEIESVVKN, from the coding sequence ATGAACGACAAACTTTTGAAACGAATCAAATTGTCCTATCCAAATGGAACAAGGGTAAGACTTGTTCATATGGACGACCCTCGCCCAGTTCCAGTAGGGACGCTTGGCACGGTACTTGATGTGGATGATATTGGTTCACTCATTGTCTCTTGGGACAATGGGCAGAGCTTGAATGTTTTATATGGGATTGATTATGTAGTCAAGGTTGAGATTGACCGTGAAGGCTTTATTCAAGGCCTCTACAACTATCTGAGACAGGGGTACAATGGGTACGTTTTTGATAGTGATGAGAAAGCCGTCCCCTTATCACACGATGAGGTTTTGAGCTTAATGACTAGTCCTACTGCAAAAACGGACATTGATATTTTTGAAGATGAACGTCATTACCATAACTTAGAACCTAGTGTTAAGTTATCTCGTGAAGAGATTGAAAGTGTTGTTAAGAACTAA
- a CDS encoding major tail protein has protein sequence MAEKNKVTFGLQDVHWAEVTSEGADGALTYGTVERLRGAAELTLEPTGDKGSYKADNINFYTTESNDGYEGTLKVALLSQEFLTRVLGEQLDATTNTISEIASSKKKNFALMFRFEGDKKETLHVLYYCYASRPTVGSKTKSGSDINEVELTFTASPRPLDKIVRRRTTEETSDEIRENWFKSVFEPAA, from the coding sequence ATGGCAGAAAAAAACAAGGTCACCTTTGGCCTACAAGATGTCCACTGGGCAGAAGTCACTAGTGAAGGAGCTGACGGGGCTTTAACCTATGGCACTGTCGAGCGCCTTCGTGGTGCCGCAGAACTAACGCTTGAACCTACTGGAGACAAAGGGTCTTACAAGGCAGACAACATCAACTTTTACACGACTGAATCTAATGACGGCTATGAGGGAACACTGAAAGTTGCTCTCTTGTCGCAAGAGTTTCTGACTCGTGTTTTGGGCGAGCAGCTTGATGCGACCACCAATACCATTTCAGAAATTGCCAGTAGCAAGAAAAAGAACTTCGCTCTCATGTTCCGATTTGAAGGGGACAAGAAAGAGACGCTTCATGTGCTTTATTACTGTTACGCTTCACGCCCAACTGTAGGCTCTAAAACCAAGTCTGGGTCTGATATCAATGAGGTAGAGTTGACCTTTACGGCAAGTCCACGCCCACTTGATAAGATTGTTCGCCGCAGAACGACTGAAGAAACCAGTGATGAGATTCGTGAGAACTGGTTTAAATCTGTCTTTGAACCAGCTGCTTAA
- a CDS encoding phage major capsid protein produces MSKLLELKEQRNKAWQDAKAFLNACETSDGMVSEEDAKRYDEMETKVTNLTKQIERLERQEKLDTELSQPTSQALTSQPTVDVSKEKGDEKKGIASDVYSQTFWTNVRKRHFFDVKDVLRVGEDTEGGHLVPDEYEKKLVQGLQEENFFRSLATVIKTSSGERKIPVVTGHGSASWMDENGLYPETDETFGQVTLDSHKIGTAIRISEELLNDSVFDLESYMTSEFARRIGTEEEKSFLVGDGSKKPTGIFTQADVEGPTTATKDITFDDMIELYHSLPAPYRKNAVWILHDTTVKAIRKLKDNNGNYIWQPSTQAGQPDLILNRPYYTSTFAPLPEAGNKAIAFGDFSYYWIADRQGRTFKRLNELYANNGQIGFLAGQRVDGKLVLPEAVKVLTVKGKTA; encoded by the coding sequence ATGTCTAAATTACTTGAATTAAAAGAACAGCGTAACAAGGCTTGGCAGGATGCTAAAGCCTTTTTAAATGCCTGTGAAACATCTGATGGTATGGTGTCTGAAGAAGATGCTAAGCGCTATGATGAGATGGAAACTAAAGTTACTAATCTGACAAAGCAAATCGAACGTTTGGAACGTCAAGAAAAGTTGGATACAGAATTGTCGCAACCGACTTCACAAGCATTGACCTCGCAACCTACAGTAGATGTTAGTAAGGAAAAAGGAGATGAGAAGAAAGGTATTGCTTCGGATGTTTATTCTCAAACCTTCTGGACCAATGTCCGTAAACGTCACTTTTTTGATGTGAAAGATGTTCTTCGTGTTGGTGAAGATACAGAGGGTGGTCATCTTGTTCCAGATGAATACGAGAAGAAACTGGTGCAAGGTCTTCAAGAAGAAAATTTTTTTAGAAGTCTTGCGACTGTTATTAAAACATCGAGTGGTGAGCGTAAGATTCCAGTTGTCACCGGTCACGGTTCTGCCTCTTGGATGGACGAGAATGGGCTCTATCCAGAGACAGATGAGACTTTTGGTCAAGTGACTCTTGATTCACATAAGATTGGGACAGCAATCCGTATCTCAGAGGAATTGCTCAATGATTCTGTCTTTGATCTTGAGTCCTATATGACTTCTGAATTTGCTCGTCGTATTGGCACAGAAGAAGAAAAATCTTTCTTGGTGGGTGATGGTTCTAAAAAGCCAACAGGTATCTTTACGCAAGCAGATGTAGAAGGACCAACGACCGCAACCAAAGACATCACCTTTGATGACATGATTGAGCTTTACCACTCACTGCCAGCTCCTTACCGTAAGAATGCGGTCTGGATTTTACATGACACTACGGTAAAAGCTATCCGCAAGCTTAAGGACAATAATGGTAATTACATCTGGCAACCATCTACACAGGCTGGTCAACCTGATTTGATTCTCAACCGTCCTTACTACACGTCGACCTTTGCGCCACTTCCAGAAGCAGGAAACAAAGCTATTGCCTTTGGTGATTTCTCTTACTACTGGATTGCGGACCGTCAGGGTCGTACCTTCAAACGTCTCAATGAGCTTTATGCCAACAATGGCCAGATTGGTTTTCTTGCCGGCCAACGTGTGGATGGAAAACTTGTTCTACCAGAAGCTGTTAAGGTTTTGACTGTCAAAGGTAAAACGGCATGA
- a CDS encoding terminase large subunit: MTYHYEPSPIMLPTSHYDKSKADRAVTFINNLAHTKGKWAGKKFDLLPWQEQIVRDLFGIVKEDGNRQFLTAYIEIPKKNGKSELAAAIALYLLYADNEASAEVYGAACDRNQASIVFDVAKQMVLMSRPLEKRSKIMGATKRIVNYSNAGFYQVLSAETGTKHGLNVSGLVFDEIHAQPNRHLYDVLTKGSGDAREQPLFFIITTAGTDKNSICYELHTKALDILKGRKKDTSFYPVVYGLSDEDDWNDEANWLKANPSLGHTIGIDRVREAYQQALDNPAEENVFKQLRLNMWTSSSVAWIPEHVYAKGNVPIDYEALRGRDCYAGLDLSSTSDITAFVLVFPPRHSEENYIILPFFWLPEDTLELRCRRDHVLYDVWEKQGYIKTTEGNVVHYGFIEAFIEHLSETYHIKEIAYDRWNATQMVQNLEGMGLTMVPFGQGYKDMSPPSKELYKLMMEGKIQHGGHPVLKWMGQNVVMRQDPAGNIKPDKEKSVEKIDGIVALIMGLDRCIRHQGDEGSVYDERGILSF; encoded by the coding sequence CTGACCTATCATTATGAACCAAGTCCTATTATGCTTCCGACTTCTCATTACGACAAGTCAAAGGCAGATAGGGCAGTGACTTTTATCAATAACCTTGCCCACACCAAGGGCAAGTGGGCAGGTAAGAAGTTTGATTTGTTGCCGTGGCAAGAGCAGATTGTTCGTGACCTCTTTGGGATAGTGAAGGAAGATGGTAACCGTCAGTTTCTAACAGCCTATATCGAGATACCAAAGAAAAATGGCAAGTCTGAACTCGCCGCGGCAATTGCTCTTTATCTACTTTACGCTGATAATGAGGCCAGTGCGGAAGTTTATGGTGCTGCTTGTGACCGCAACCAAGCCTCTATTGTATTTGACGTTGCTAAACAGATGGTTCTCATGAGCCGACCACTTGAAAAACGCTCCAAGATTATGGGAGCAACCAAGCGGATAGTCAACTATTCAAACGCTGGTTTCTATCAAGTCCTCTCAGCTGAGACAGGAACCAAACACGGACTCAACGTGTCTGGACTAGTCTTTGACGAAATCCATGCCCAACCCAATCGCCATCTCTATGATGTCTTGACCAAAGGTTCAGGTGACGCTAGGGAACAACCCCTCTTTTTCATCATCACAACAGCTGGAACAGATAAAAACTCCATCTGTTATGAACTCCATACCAAGGCACTTGACATTCTTAAAGGTCGAAAGAAGGACACGTCCTTTTATCCAGTCGTGTATGGATTATCTGATGAAGATGATTGGAATGACGAAGCCAACTGGCTGAAAGCTAACCCCTCACTTGGTCACACGATTGGGATTGACCGTGTTCGTGAAGCCTACCAACAGGCACTTGATAACCCAGCAGAGGAGAACGTCTTTAAGCAGCTCCGTCTCAATATGTGGACGAGTTCCAGTGTGGCTTGGATACCTGAACATGTCTATGCAAAAGGTAACGTCCCAATAGATTATGAGGCTCTTAGGGGGCGAGATTGCTACGCAGGGCTTGACTTATCGAGCACATCTGACATTACAGCCTTTGTCTTGGTTTTCCCACCACGACATAGTGAGGAGAACTATATTATATTGCCCTTCTTTTGGTTGCCAGAGGATACTTTGGAGTTGAGATGTCGCCGTGACCACGTCTTATATGATGTTTGGGAAAAGCAGGGCTACATCAAGACAACCGAAGGAAACGTTGTTCACTATGGTTTCATCGAAGCCTTTATTGAACACCTCTCTGAAACCTACCACATCAAGGAGATTGCCTATGACCGCTGGAATGCGACCCAGATGGTTCAGAATCTTGAGGGAATGGGCTTAACCATGGTGCCTTTTGGACAAGGCTATAAGGATATGAGTCCACCATCCAAGGAACTTTACAAGCTCATGATGGAAGGGAAAATCCAACACGGAGGTCATCCAGTTCTCAAATGGATGGGACAAAACGTGGTTATGCGACAAGACCCTGCTGGCAATATCAAGCCAGACAAGGAAAAATCCGTTGAGAAGATTGACGGTATTGTGGCTCTTATCATGGGGCTTGACCGTTGTATTCGCCACCAAGGTGATGAAGGTAGTGTCTATGATGAGAGAGGCATCCTAAGTTTTTAG
- a CDS encoding phage terminase small subunit P27 family, with translation MAVRGRKPKPTNLKILEGNPGKRPLPSNEVKPKQKAPRCPQWLEDDAKKEWKRMGKILEQMGLLTEMDMTAFAGYCQAYARWKEAEEFLSKHGSIIKTPNGYLQQVPQVSISQTNLKIMLKFCEQFGLTPSARNRLATMDAEVGNGDEMEVLLGGIL, from the coding sequence GTGGCAGTTAGAGGGCGAAAACCAAAGCCTACCAATTTGAAAATACTTGAAGGAAATCCTGGAAAGCGGCCTCTACCATCAAATGAGGTTAAACCCAAACAGAAAGCCCCACGTTGCCCACAGTGGCTCGAAGACGATGCCAAGAAGGAATGGAAACGGATGGGTAAAATTCTAGAACAGATGGGTCTATTAACGGAGATGGACATGACGGCCTTTGCCGGGTATTGCCAAGCCTATGCTCGTTGGAAGGAAGCAGAAGAATTTTTATCCAAGCATGGTTCGATTATCAAAACTCCTAATGGTTACCTCCAACAAGTTCCACAAGTATCCATTAGTCAAACGAACCTAAAAATTATGTTAAAGTTCTGTGAACAGTTCGGTCTGACCCCCTCAGCCCGTAACCGTTTGGCGACTATGGATGCAGAGGTTGGTAATGGTGATGAGATGGAAGTTTTGCTAGGAGGTATTCTCTGA
- a CDS encoding type II toxin-antitoxin system RelE/ParE family toxin, which yields MTNHKRYQVLLADQAKQDLRDIHDYILVNFYSQQSADGKIDLILSALETLETFPEACPLVSSRGYGQLTDDSKIYRYMPIENYIAFYFIEQHTVNVARIMNSKQNWAKLFNK from the coding sequence TTGACTAATCACAAACGTTATCAGGTTCTTCTTGCCGACCAAGCAAAGCAAGACTTAAGGGATATCCATGACTATATCTTGGTGAACTTTTATAGCCAACAATCTGCAGATGGGAAGATTGATTTAATATTATCTGCTCTTGAAACCTTAGAAACTTTTCCTGAGGCTTGTCCTTTGGTATCAAGTCGTGGTTATGGTCAATTGACTGACGATAGTAAAATCTATCGCTATATGCCTATCGAAAACTATATTGCTTTTTATTTTATAGAGCAACACACTGTCAACGTTGCTCGTATTATGAATTCAAAGCAAAATTGGGCTAAATTATTTAATAAATAG
- a CDS encoding head-tail adaptor protein: MKIAPLREQLVFQEKRIRQDDIGNESTIWDDLFMRWCSCRPLALTESDGSVTKLIHNKVQFTLRYDKAVLTLNSLTTRIYFRDQYYAIESLDSDTVPRSLIYIVATKEEAHD, encoded by the coding sequence ATGAAGATTGCCCCTCTAAGAGAACAGCTAGTCTTTCAAGAAAAGCGAATCAGACAGGATGACATCGGAAATGAGTCAACCATTTGGGATGACCTCTTTATGCGTTGGTGCTCTTGTCGCCCTCTGGCTTTAACTGAAAGTGATGGGAGTGTGACAAAACTGATTCATAACAAGGTGCAGTTTACCTTGCGTTACGATAAGGCTGTTCTTACTCTTAACTCTTTAACGACTCGGATTTACTTTCGTGACCAGTATTACGCTATTGAGTCCCTTGATAGCGATACTGTGCCACGGAGCTTGATTTATATCGTTGCGACTAAGGAGGAAGCTCATGACTAG
- a CDS encoding site-specific DNA-methyltransferase, giving the protein MITQPNMEIKELPLSDLKPASYNPRKKLKKGDKEYEKIKQSLLKFGYVDPIIVNEDLTVIGGHQRLTVLKDLKYETAKCVIVSLSKEDEKALNIALNKITGQWDDQLLADLLLDLQESDFNLDLTGFEPPEIDDILSNVHDKDLSEDDFDVEEELKKPTVARRGDIWQLGKHRVICGDSTKVETYDQLLGDKKVNLVVTDPPYNCDVEKTAGKIQNDNMSDGDFYQFLYDMFTQVESHMEADASIYVFHADTEGLNFRKAFKDAGFYLSGCCIWKKNSLVLGRSPYQWQHEPCLFGWRQKGRHQWFSDRKQTTIWEYDRPKSSKDHPTMKPIQLMAYPIQNSSMRGTLVLDPFLGSGSTLMAADQTGRVCYGIELDEKFVDVIVKRYMESTGEANVTVIREGETISFDEALLQKGAS; this is encoded by the coding sequence ATGATAACGCAACCCAACATGGAGATTAAGGAACTTCCCCTAAGTGACTTAAAACCTGCTTCTTATAACCCTCGAAAGAAATTGAAGAAGGGTGATAAGGAGTACGAAAAGATTAAACAAAGCCTACTCAAGTTTGGCTATGTAGACCCCATCATTGTCAACGAAGATTTGACGGTCATTGGTGGACATCAACGTTTGACGGTTCTTAAAGACCTCAAGTATGAAACGGCTAAGTGTGTCATTGTCTCTCTGTCCAAGGAAGATGAAAAGGCACTGAATATTGCCCTCAATAAAATTACTGGTCAATGGGATGACCAGCTTCTAGCAGACTTGCTTTTGGACTTGCAAGAGTCAGACTTCAACCTTGACCTGACGGGCTTTGAACCACCAGAGATTGATGATATTCTCTCCAATGTCCATGACAAGGACTTGTCTGAAGATGACTTTGATGTGGAGGAGGAGCTGAAGAAACCAACGGTCGCAAGACGTGGGGACATCTGGCAACTCGGAAAACACCGAGTCATTTGTGGTGATTCCACTAAGGTAGAAACCTACGACCAACTACTAGGTGATAAGAAAGTCAATCTTGTTGTGACAGACCCGCCGTATAATTGCGATGTTGAAAAGACGGCAGGTAAAATTCAAAATGACAATATGTCGGACGGTGATTTCTACCAGTTCCTCTATGACATGTTCACGCAAGTGGAAAGTCACATGGAAGCTGATGCTTCAATCTATGTTTTCCATGCGGATACGGAAGGGCTGAATTTCCGTAAGGCCTTTAAGGACGCTGGTTTCTATCTGAGCGGTTGTTGCATTTGGAAAAAGAACTCACTGGTTCTAGGACGCAGTCCCTACCAATGGCAACATGAACCCTGCCTCTTTGGTTGGCGACAAAAGGGAAGACACCAATGGTTCAGTGACCGTAAGCAGACAACTATCTGGGAATATGACCGTCCCAAGTCTAGTAAAGACCACCCAACCATGAAGCCGATTCAGCTTATGGCATATCCTATCCAAAACTCATCCATGCGAGGGACACTTGTCCTTGATCCCTTTCTTGGTTCAGGGTCAACCCTCATGGCAGCAGATCAGACTGGTCGAGTCTGTTATGGCATTGAGCTTGATGAAAAGTTTGTGGATGTCATTGTCAAACGCTACATGGAGTCGACTGGTGAAGCTAACGTAACTGTAATTCGAGAGGGAGAAACGATTAGTTTTGATGAAGCATTGTTACAGAAGGGGGCATCCTGA
- a CDS encoding head-tail connector protein, with amino-acid sequence MMTLEEVKLYLKVENGEEDYLIEQLMATSRQLCEDILRETSTSEVLKTAILYGVAYLYEHREEANHKELKETLYHLLLADRKDVF; translated from the coding sequence ATGATGACGTTAGAAGAAGTCAAGCTTTATTTGAAAGTGGAAAATGGTGAGGAGGACTACCTTATCGAGCAGTTGATGGCAACTAGTCGCCAGCTCTGTGAAGATATTCTTCGTGAGACCTCAACTTCTGAAGTTCTAAAGACAGCAATCCTCTACGGGGTTGCCTATCTTTATGAACACCGTGAAGAAGCCAATCACAAGGAGTTAAAGGAAACTCTCTATCATTTGCTTTTAGCTGACAGAAAGGATGTGTTCTGA
- a CDS encoding HK97 gp10 family phage protein produces MTRIGLDDLASVIEKELTTYAKDTTDTMREVVEEVTDDAVETLKVTSPKRRGKYAKGWTSKATTDTNTALTKTIHNRTPGLTHLLEDGHAKQNGGRVEGRKHIAPVEKKAIQSFEDKLRQKL; encoded by the coding sequence ATGACTAGAATTGGACTTGATGATTTAGCTTCAGTTATTGAAAAGGAGTTAACGACTTATGCCAAAGACACCACGGATACCATGCGTGAGGTGGTTGAGGAAGTGACAGACGATGCCGTTGAAACCTTAAAGGTTACTTCCCCAAAACGACGTGGGAAATATGCTAAAGGGTGGACGAGTAAGGCAACGACTGACACCAATACCGCTCTGACTAAAACCATTCATAACCGAACGCCTGGGCTAACTCATTTGCTTGAAGATGGGCATGCTAAACAAAATGGTGGTCGGGTTGAAGGGCGAAAGCACATCGCTCCTGTCGAGAAAAAGGCGATTCAGTCGTTTGAGGACAAATTGAGACAGAAACTGTGA
- a CDS encoding HNH endonuclease, whose translation MSNVQYSFIGSVGTGTLKDGTQFIFDKENFSKIADVNFYRNKNNDEDSKSYIICTRGNYLHRYLFGHREGLEVDHINLDTLDNRSENIRFCTHQQNQINQGLQVNNTSGVTGVSFYRPRNKYRARIKISQQEVHLGYYDTFLEATQARNVGMELLFGEYGRYNDVPQAPMWLRHKVESICVKYQAYSLVNKSEVIA comes from the coding sequence ATGTCTAATGTTCAATATTCATTTATAGGCTCTGTTGGTACAGGAACTTTAAAAGATGGAACACAGTTTATTTTTGATAAGGAAAACTTTTCAAAGATTGCAGATGTAAACTTTTATCGAAATAAAAATAACGATGAAGATTCTAAATCGTACATTATTTGTACAAGAGGCAATTATCTTCATCGTTATTTATTTGGACATAGGGAAGGTTTAGAAGTAGACCATATCAACCTTGATACATTGGATAATCGCTCTGAAAATATTAGGTTTTGTACTCATCAGCAAAATCAAATTAATCAAGGACTGCAAGTAAATAACACGTCTGGAGTTACGGGGGTTAGCTTTTATCGACCGAGAAATAAATATCGTGCAAGAATAAAAATATCTCAGCAGGAGGTCCATCTTGGTTATTACGATACATTTTTAGAGGCTACACAAGCTAGAAATGTCGGTATGGAACTACTCTTTGGTGAATATGGTCGATATAATGATGTCCCTCAAGCACCAATGTGGCTTCGACATAAAGTTGAATCAATTTGCGTGAAGTATCAAGCGTATTCTTTAGTGAATAAAAGTGAGGTGATTGCATGA